Sequence from the Miscanthus floridulus cultivar M001 chromosome 16, ASM1932011v1, whole genome shotgun sequence genome:
cactttcgtcttatttggtaaatattgtccaatcgtggaccaactaggctcaaaagattcatctcgtgatttccaactaaactgtgtaattagttatttttttacctacatttaatactccatgcaagcggctaaaaattgatatgatgaagagaaagtgaaaaaacttaaatttggatggcatctaaacaaggcctgaaagAAAGCTGAAGCCATCACCACCGAGGAAGGCTACATTCCCTGCTCAACCAGGTAGTCGCCCAGCCTTTCCACCACCATGTTGCACTGCCCGGGAGTCATCGGCTCGTCGTAGATGCCAATGATGAGTGCCTGCCCTGTCTTCTTCACAGTGATGCCTCCTGATCCCTGGGGGAAAACAAAACAAGAAACAATTCTAAAGATTTGTGTAACACCACAGAAACGGAGAGGAGCGGCAGCGATGGCCGATGGGCAATCACCTTCTTGCCACGAATGACGGCGCCGGGTTCGCCTTGGATGACCATGTACTTGGTGGGTCCAAGGAAGAGGCCGGTCGGGGCGAGGTGCCCTGGCTCATCGAAATCCTTCATGATGTTGGTCATGTCCTCGGGCTTGAACTGCAGGACGCCACAACAACAAAAATTCACCTGACATGTCAGCGGGATCTATCACGCAAACAATAGCATAACATAATACTAACAGAACAGGGGAATGTGATGGCGGTGACCTCGGGGAACGCGGCGCTCTGAGCCCACACGGCGCCGTCGTGGCCGGCGATGGCCGCCGACGTGAGGTGGTGGCCCTCGATCTCGCACATCAGGTGCTCGTCCACGTACGTCTGCCAAGACATCTTCTTCGCCCGCTGGTCTCGCGCGCACTGGTCGGTCGGTCGCTAAAGGACCGAGAGGGGAGATCGCCGGAGGGCTCTCGTGCTCCTCCTCCCAACTGTTTGTGAGGTGACTGACGGAGAGCGAGCTTTTAGCAGCATGTACGGAACGGGTGGCTAAAATAGAGAAGGGGACGGAGGACCGGATCCCGGCCTCGCTGCGGCGGGCCACACGTTCGTCTCCTCGCTCCCCCATGGACTTCGCCATGTTTCGGGGGCTGCTTGCTGACTGCTCTGGCGATGGCGGGATAACTGAGCGCCCGACGATGGATATGGCCGGAGCGTCGGAGTCCTGCATGCCACTGCAACTAGAGCAAATCCGAGAGTGTGCTTTTCTCAGACTGTCTCCAACGAGGAGACCCAGACCTATTTTTGCGTCCGGCACACTTCTTTGCCTTCCGAAAACATCCTCCAACGACGGACCCATACACCCGACGCATTTTGCCTGCTGCCCTGAGTGCCCGGCAAAAAAGCGTCCCCTCTCTCTCGCTACGCAAATCGCCGTGGCCGAGGCGGAGCTTGCCCGAGCTCGCCCGCGTCGTGGCCGAGGCGGAGCAGGCGGAGCTTGCCCGCGCCGTGGCCGAGGCGGAGAGGCGGAGCTCGCCAGAGGTCGCCCGCGCGtagaggcggagctcgcccgcgccgtgGCCGAGGTGGAGCTCGCCCGCGTCGTggccgaggcggagctcgcccgcgcccgccacCGGTGTTGGAGGAGGAGCGCGCGGCGAGGCGGGGAGCGGGGCGCGGCCGTCGGGGAGCGGGGATCCGAGGTCCTCCgtgccggggcggagctcgcccgcgcccgccgccggtgTTGGAGGAGGAGCACGCGTGGAGGCATGGAGGCCGGAGACGACGAGGATCCTTGGCGTGGTCCTCGACGGATGAGGCGGCGACCTCCGGCGGATTTGGGGCTCGTGCGTTTGCGGTCGGTTGGAGAGGCTCACTTTTGCGTGGCGACTTTTTTTCACTGTGCCGAACCCAAACCGAGATATAGGTGTTGTATTTGGGTCTCATGGTTGGAGTCAGTCTCATGACTGCATAAAATTTTACTACTATAATATAAGGATATAAATATGATGAAAATTagtctctctttttttttgcgtGGTGTGCCCACCTTCACTATTCTTTATGTAGATCCGCGCCCCCTGCAACACACCGACTGATGCAACGGTGAACCAACAgagttatttatttaattattaaactTGAATTGATTGCAACAGTACGTACAACTTGTTACGCGCCCTTATGCCTATCGAACTAAAAATATAAGAGGATAACATGGGTGTATAAGAATCTAAAAAAATATTACAAAAGTCAATAGGAAAAAGACAACCGCGAGACGCCAATAAAACAGTATTTGATTTGAGACAAACAAAAAACAAGAGCTGTAAGAAAAAGAATGTGATTTTTGGACGCCAAAATAAAAGGAAGGAAATCACGTACGTACACGAGTAAACATGAGGACCTGAGTGATGGACCTCCATTTATCGACAAGGGGGATACAATATATGGTTTTTCCGGTCAACAAGagcttgtacgcgattaatacaATTCTGAAATTTTACTTTTTTTAGCGTCTTAATGATTTTAAATGCAAAAACtcaaaaatataaatttgtagatttcatcgagagctataattttttatatagaaagtatctccatttgacaccatataaaAAAGATACGACTCTTCTAAAGCGACAAgcgcttgtacgcgattaatacgatgctgaaactttatattattattttttaaatcttaatgacttcaaatgaaaatttttaaaaactagagggttgtagatctcatcgagagctacaatttttatataaaaatcatcttcatccgagatcgtatgaaaaaagatacaatttttctaGACTAACTGCCACGTGGCAGTCTTGCCGCGCAGCTATGAGCACAGTAGACAAGGCCAATAGGATTAGTTTTTAAAAAAAGTTAagccgtgttagatttaaaaatagtGTTAAAAAATTGTTCATTTATCGACACAATACCGGGCCTTCTCTGAAATTTCAGTCCTGACATCGAAATGATGGGCCCTACTGGGCCTTCTCAGAAACTTCAGTACTCCCGCAAGGCCCAAGGAAGCCCAGCAAATTGCCCGACAAAATAACGCGAAGCAAGTTTGTGCAGTTGCGCAGAAGCACCAAAGGATTAACCTGTGAAGTCACGCGTCGAAGTTCGAACAAAGCAAGCACGCCCCCCACCACGGCCACGCCACCACGAAGAGCGTTCAGCATCCGACGTCACGATCATGGACCAACCTGGCCGCGCCCCAACCTAACACGCGGGTGGCCCGGGGTCGCCCTGGTCGACCTCACACCACACTTGACATTCTGCACTCCATCTAATCTAATCCATCCTGGGAAGGAACGGACTAGATACCGAGGAGCATGCTCCGTCGGTGATATGCATGCATGGAAACCGCATGGTTTGGTGGTGGAAAACGCCGAACCTGCCTGCATTTCTAACCGCTGGCGTAGCtcggcggcctcctcctccacgcATGTCGTGTCGAACGAAAAAGGATGGCGTGACCCAAGCACAAGCACGCATCTGATCTGGACTCTGaaacctcctcctctcctctttCGCTCCTGACGTTTTCCTTCCTCGTTCGTTCTCATCCTCCGCGCTAAAGTCATGGAGACACAAGGCATTATCGCAGGGATTGAACTGaatcccatcccatcccatcccatcccgcGATGGGGACGTGCGCCGGGATAGGCCGCACGGGGCTTTTCGAACCATTTGTTCGATGGCTACAGCACCTGTCACGTTGCACCAGCTGTACAGTACTTGGTTGGTAAAAGGCCCGTAGCAGTGTGCTAATGGCTTGCCAAAAGCGGTATATGCCGGCTCCTTTTTCCCATTCTTCGCTCGGTGCACCGCGCGCTTATTGGATCGGATCAGATGGTCCAACGCCACGTGCCGCTCACTATCGCTTCGTCGTATCTTCGCTAACGTGCTATGACGAGTCGTTGCAGAATCGAGAGGCCTAGAGTGCGTCACGTAGGTGGAAGAAACCCTACGAATCTGTCACGGCTCTGAATCATAATGAAAATACTACTTTATTCATATACACACGCCACCCCGTTTTTCGGGATATAGCCGGATTACGGGATAAGGAGACATCCAGATCCGCGGGCACCTAAGAAAGAGATCGCCGCGAGAGCCAAATCGATCCACGCGCGACACGCCGGTGCTCCGTACGCCACATGGGTTCCGTTCGGCCCGGTGAATCTAGGCTGAAACTGACCGAAAATACTGCTATGGtcgaattgttgtgagagaaaaaaaaatttcTGACTGAATAAACAAATTGAATAAATTGGATAtgagtaagccgaacagggccacggTGATGCATCCTGCCGTCAGCCACCACCACCCACCCATGCCGCCGCGTCGCGCGCTCGGCCGCTGGCGAGTCTTGGCACCGGAGCGAGATCGGAAACCTGAGCCGAGGCCAGCCACCCAGAGCCAGCAGGCCGCCGGCGCCGGACGCGGGGAACCTGTGGCGTGGCCGCTGTGTCCGCAGCGCGCGATTAGTTTGGTCGTTTTCCAGCGCAGCGAAGGTTTCATGGAACCTGACCCGGCGTAACCACGCGGTCAGCAGCTGGCGACCGTGTGGTCGCCGGTCTTTAACTATGGCTCACTCGCCAGTGGACGCAAACCGGTCGTAGTCGCAGGTCGTCCGGACCCGTGCGTCCCCATGGACCGGTCGCTTCCTCTGCCCCGGCTTGCGCGACGCGTCTGCCGCAGTTAAGAACCGGCCGGGCGGCCGGCTGTACGGGCGCAGGTCCAAATCCTACACGTCCATCACTGCTTTGAATTTGAAACCCCGCGGTCACGTCACGCCGGCCGCAAAAGTGGATGAAACGACGCCTGGCACTGGTACATTGGTACTAGTACATGGCTTTCGGGCCGATCCACAACGCTCGGTGGCTGTTTAGTTCCTttcattttacaaaatttttcaagatttttcgtcacattgaatctttgacgcatgcatgaagtattaaatataaataataaataaaactaattatacagtttagacgaaattcacgagacgaatcttttaagtctaattagactataattgaacattaattgctaaataacaacgaaaatgttacagtaccatttcgccaaaaaaaaaaaattcgccCACTAGGCAAGGCCTTGGCTCGGAACACCCGCGACGTGGATAGGCTCACACACAGGGATTAGACGCTCTAACGCCTGACATGACATCGATTCGGTACGCCAAGCGTCGCAGGGACTAATGCTGAGTGAGGATCAGGACGGACACTGGATCGATCGGCTCGAGGAGgccaatgcaaaaaaaaaaaggcgaGAAAAGGGCCAGCAAGGCAGCAAGCGATCATCATCAGCCAGTTGACAGGCGCGTTTGGGCACAGCGCGGACGACACGCATCGTGCTCGGCGTCGGCGACGACCCTCATGCGGGCAGGCACGAGAAAAGCCTGTCCCTGGTTGGTCTCGCTGGCCGGACCCCGTGGCCGTGTCCCCGGAAACGCCGCCGGCGCGGGAGCGCGCGCGGCCGGGGTGTTGAAAAGATTATTCGTCCACCCCCTGCCGGGCCCTGCTGGCTGGCCTACGTGTCGTCTCGCCCCGCGGCGTGTCAGGCTCGCTGGGCTCCGCGCGGGACACGCTCTTGGCGCGTAGCTGCGGCCCGGCGACGCGTGTCCGCTCTTCCAGAACTCGGCACGTCGCCGCCATGCCTGTAGTCCGTTCTCCGCTAGGGACGATGGTGTCGCACAACACGTGAGGGGCACTGTTGTTCGAGTAAGACTGGTACTGTTTCTCACGGAAAGGAAACCGATGAATTCATGCCGTCCTTGCTTCGAGACCCACAGCAAATGATGCGTTTCGAGGCGCGTTTTGTCACTTGATTGATGTGGTTAGGAgaaagaaacatgtttgttgttgGCCTTTAGTATTACTTCCGGGTGCACGTTTCTGTTAACCTGATATGATGACGGAGCTGAATTCGTCCGTGAACTGTGTGATGCTTATTTCCTCCACTCAAAAAGCTCTAGGTGCTTTTCAGAAAAAAGGGTCTTTAGCACTAGATAGATTACGTGAAAATGACGCCGTGCCTAAAACGCTCATGAACTCTCGTCGATAGATCATGGGAAAATGACGTCGTGCCTAAACATCGAACAACTCTCATGAATCCCGACTCGACCCGTCCCGTCAACCTACTATTTCCTACCGTTGCCAATCTCTTTCTCTGGACGCCTGCTTCTCGGTGACGTGTAAATCTGCCACACCGTAGGAGCACAATCACCGCAGAACGGAAAATGTATCTTACCGGATCCAGCTATCTACAGCCCGATTGACCGGTGCTGATATAATTATATATGATTGTAAATTATTATCGACTAATTTAGtgtaaaaaaaatactattctaactagAAATTTATAATCGATTATGACCGAGCCAACGGGCTGCTAATCGCAACAACCCAGATCAGACACCACGTGGTACCCGTAAAGCACACATTCCCTGCGACGGGACGTGGGCCACCACGCCGTCACCGCATCGGCCCCATGCGTGACAGCGTGAGGGCTCAGAACCCAAGTGAGTACGCAACCCACCCTGTTTCTCACTCCCCACGTCTTCACCTGCACTGCACCACAGCACGGTAGCGGTCCAGCGGCATCCCCCCACTCCCCAGGGTGCGAACCAAACCGGGGCCCATGCGCGCGACGCGAACGGAGATGATGAGGATAAGATCAGAGCCGTGGAGCGGAACAGATTCCGGGGCGAGAACCCAGGTGTGGCAGCGCCGCAGTGGCCAGCCCGACCCAACCCGCCTTTATTAACGCAGACAAACATGGTCCGGCGGCCCACCACCCACTCGTGTCAGCGTGGGGTCGCAGCCTCGCAGGACGACGCGATTCGTGCCACGTATGTACTCGCCGCGACGCGACGGCACCGGCGCGGATGCGAGGGCACGAAAACACGAAGCGCTGCAAGAAAACGCGCGCGTTACCGACCGTGCGTTTCTTTTGGTTTCCGCACCGAATCGCGCACGTTACTCGCAAAGCTGGTAGCGTTGGTCAAACGACGGACGGACGACGTACCGCGTCTGAATCCTGAAAGCCGAGCGTGCGCGTTATCCCgccggggcggggcggggcgcggcGCGGCTCAGGGGCGTTGCCGTCCGCGCCGGGGCCTCTGTATATAAACGTGCACCGCACCAGCGCCGCGGAGGCCGACGCGCAGGCACTCCGCAACGAAGCGGAACGAAACGCAAGAGAGCAGCGTTTCTCCTTGGGACGGGTGAGCTGCTAGCGAGAGCGAGACGGGGTGAGGCAGTGAGGCTTGCCGTTGCAGAGCGACATGAGCTACCGGCTCGGGGACGCGGCGGGCCGCGAGGAGGGGGACGAGGAGCTGTTCGAGACGGCGTCGTCCGTCTCCGGCGGCGagtccgacgacgacgacgagcggGACCAATTCCCCGGCGCGGCCGGGGCCGAGGGCTCGTGCGACCACCAGGACCGCCGCGCGTTCGTGCCGCAGCCGCTGC
This genomic interval carries:
- the LOC136512972 gene encoding profilin-A-like, encoding MSWQTYVDEHLMCEIEGHHLTSAAIAGHDGAVWAQSAAFPEFKPEDMTNIMKDFDEPGHLAPTGLFLGPTKYMVIQGEPGAVIRGKKGSGGITVKKTGQALIIGIYDEPMTPGQCNMVVERLGDYLVEQGM